Below is a genomic region from Leptospira bourretii.
CGATTTTTTTTGTGACGATGATCCCTCCTTCAAGCCCCAATGATTTTCCCAAAGTATACACCCGATAATCGATGGATTTAATTTCTGATAAAGTTAAATCTCGGAACACAAGCCCTTTCCCGGAAGGGCCATAAATTCCAAAGGCATGAGCCTCGTCTAAAACCAAAACAAATCCAAATTCTTTCTTTAACGCAAGTAAGGTTTTTAAATCGGGAGAATCGCCATCCATACTGAATAAAGTTTCAGTCACAACAATTCGTTTTTTCTTATAATCTGGATCTTCTAAATTCACCTTTTCCAATAAGGTGCGTAAATGGTTTAAATCCAAATGATCGTAGTATTTTTTCTTTGCACCGGAAATTCGAATTCCATCTAAAATAGAAGCGTGGTTGAGTCGGTCACTAAACACATAACAGTCGGGAGCAGCAATGGAATCAATGAGTCCAAAATTTGCAGTGAACCCCGTGGATACCAGAAGAGCCGCCTCGCCTCCCACAAATTGAGCAAACTCAAATTCAAACTGATCCATCGAAGATCGATTCCCACGGACCAAACGTGAAGCGGTGGATCCAAATGGATAAATCTCTTTTTTTGATTGGAAAAACTCCAACATACTCGGATTAGTTGCAAGTCCCATATAGTCGTTGGAACAAAAATCAATTCCTTGGTAAACCTTGGTTTCCCGGAACAATTGTTTCTCGTGAATGGAATCTAGTTTTTTTTGGACTTCTTCCCAGTGATTGGCCATTGACTACCAGTTTTCTTTTTCTAGATTTTTTTCCGATTTAATTTTTTACCCAATTTGTTAGAATGATCCCATAAATGGGTCTTCTTCCTCCCGATCTCATCCATAGAATTCGTTCGGCAACGAATGTTTTGTTTCTGACGGGTGCCGGTATCTCCAGTGAAAGTGGGATTCCGACCTTTCGAGGGGATGGTGGGTATTGGAAAAAATTCAAAGCCGAAGAACTTGCCACCCCAGAAGCCTTCGCCTCTCATCCTGAGGTGGTTTGGGATTGGTACGATTACAGGAGAAATATTTGTTTCGAAGCCAAACCCAACGATGGACACCTAACAATCGCAAAATGGCAATTACATTCAAAAACAGTTAACCTCATCACACAAAATGTGGATGGTCTCCACCCGAGGGCAGGAAGTCAAAATCTCCTTGAAATTCATGGCAATATATTCCGTGCAAGATGTACGGGATGCGGGGAAAAATTTGCCTTAGGGGAAAACGGAATTTACCAACCAGGCCTAAAGTATTGCCCAAATTGTGAATCCCTATTACGACCAGACATTGTTTGGTTTGGAGAAAGTTATGATAACCGGTTACTGACAAAGGCTTGGGAACAAAGTAAACAAACTCATGTTGTGTTTGTGATAGGAACCAGTGCGAATGTTTCTGTCCCAGCAAATTTGGCCCTTACCGCCATTCGCAATGGTGCCCTTGGGATCGAAATCAATCCAGAATCGACAAGCCTCACTCCTTCGATGCAACTTCATTTTGGAGGAAAATCTGGAGAAATACTGCCTGAAATTTTTAAGGAAGTATTTCCGGATACATAACAAAACTAAAATTTTGTTTATGTTTGCAGG
It encodes:
- a CDS encoding SIR2 family NAD-dependent protein deacylase — its product is MGLLPPDLIHRIRSATNVLFLTGAGISSESGIPTFRGDGGYWKKFKAEELATPEAFASHPEVVWDWYDYRRNICFEAKPNDGHLTIAKWQLHSKTVNLITQNVDGLHPRAGSQNLLEIHGNIFRARCTGCGEKFALGENGIYQPGLKYCPNCESLLRPDIVWFGESYDNRLLTKAWEQSKQTHVVFVIGTSANVSVPANLALTAIRNGALGIEINPESTSLTPSMQLHFGGKSGEILPEIFKEVFPDT
- a CDS encoding aminotransferase class I/II-fold pyridoxal phosphate-dependent enzyme yields the protein MANHWEEVQKKLDSIHEKQLFRETKVYQGIDFCSNDYMGLATNPSMLEFFQSKKEIYPFGSTASRLVRGNRSSMDQFEFEFAQFVGGEAALLVSTGFTANFGLIDSIAAPDCYVFSDRLNHASILDGIRISGAKKKYYDHLDLNHLRTLLEKVNLEDPDYKKKRIVVTETLFSMDGDSPDLKTLLALKKEFGFVLVLDEAHAFGIYGPSGKGLVFRDLTLSEIKSIDYRVYTLGKSLGLEGGIIVTKKIGRDHLVNVMRSFIFSTAPLPMISELASFALSFLGSMDKERADLLSLANDLKNSLKQNEFSITESTSHIVPLLLETEKEALFYSSHLQERGLDVRAIRPPTVPTPRLRISLNAKLKLKDIQVLVEELNRVREKWNSL